From Deinococcus malanensis, the proteins below share one genomic window:
- the pepF gene encoding oligoendopeptidase F — MNTTEVKVLPPRADVSREETWDIEALFATPEAWEAEAQVLPGAISALCEHEGKLGSSPEALLAYLAQADEVELRLSRFMSYASMNASVDGRDAVAAARRDRASGIMAQYGAASAFARPEILATDERKLRSWMETPQFADQRVRLERILRLKPHVRSAEVEELLGAVQAPFASERSIHPTLANMDLRFGTAGGEAVTQGNVDRLTSHPDREVRREAWEHYADAHLAVQHAQAAMYATNVRQSVFLARARHYPDVVTASLSPDNIPTAVVTTLLDTYRANTPIWHRYWRVRREWLGLPELREYDVKAALNPPRGVSYQQAVDWIEQGMAPLGEDYLRDMRHGLTEDRWVDYAENEGKRQGAYSNGGGRVKPYIFMTWNGTMNSYSTLAHEIGHSMHSLLSQREHPYSVPRYTLFHAEVASNFNQAMVRQHLLKQARESGDTDFEVALIEEALSNFHRYFFIMPTLAAFELEAYRRVEAGQSLSAPDLIALTADLLAQGYGDGVTMDRQRSGILWAQFSTHLYANFYAYQYATGISAAHQLLEQFGADPVKAQATYLRFLKSGGSLDPIDALKEAGVDMLSPEPVQATFRTLEGYVARLEELLAVRRS, encoded by the coding sequence GTGAACACAACTGAAGTGAAGGTGTTGCCCCCACGCGCCGACGTCTCCCGCGAGGAAACCTGGGACATCGAGGCCCTGTTCGCTACCCCCGAGGCCTGGGAGGCCGAGGCGCAGGTGCTGCCCGGGGCCATCAGTGCCCTGTGCGAGCACGAAGGCAAGCTGGGCAGCAGCCCGGAAGCCCTGCTCGCCTATCTGGCCCAGGCCGATGAGGTGGAGCTGCGGCTGTCGCGCTTTATGTCCTATGCCAGCATGAATGCCAGTGTGGACGGCCGTGACGCGGTGGCCGCCGCGCGCCGGGACCGGGCCAGCGGCATCATGGCCCAGTACGGAGCGGCGTCAGCCTTTGCCCGCCCCGAGATCCTCGCCACTGATGAGCGCAAGTTACGCAGCTGGATGGAAACCCCCCAGTTTGCGGATCAGCGGGTGCGCCTGGAGCGCATTCTGCGCCTGAAGCCCCATGTGCGTTCCGCAGAGGTCGAGGAGCTGCTGGGCGCCGTCCAGGCCCCCTTCGCCAGCGAACGGAGCATCCACCCGACCCTGGCCAACATGGATCTGCGGTTCGGGACTGCTGGGGGCGAGGCGGTCACGCAGGGCAATGTTGACCGCCTGACCAGCCACCCCGACCGCGAGGTGCGCCGGGAAGCCTGGGAACACTACGCCGACGCGCACCTTGCCGTGCAGCATGCCCAGGCCGCCATGTACGCCACGAACGTCCGGCAGAGCGTGTTCCTGGCCCGTGCCCGCCACTACCCCGACGTGGTGACGGCCAGTCTGTCTCCCGACAACATCCCCACTGCCGTCGTGACCACCCTGCTCGACACCTACCGGGCCAACACGCCCATCTGGCACCGCTACTGGCGGGTGCGCCGCGAGTGGCTGGGGCTGCCGGAGTTGCGGGAGTACGACGTCAAGGCGGCCCTGAATCCCCCGCGCGGCGTGAGCTACCAGCAGGCGGTGGACTGGATTGAGCAGGGCATGGCGCCGCTGGGCGAGGACTACCTGCGTGACATGCGTCATGGCCTCACCGAGGACCGCTGGGTGGACTACGCCGAAAACGAGGGCAAACGCCAGGGTGCGTACAGCAATGGGGGAGGCCGCGTCAAGCCCTACATTTTCATGACCTGGAACGGCACTATGAACAGCTACAGCACGCTGGCGCACGAAATCGGCCACTCTATGCATTCGCTGCTGTCCCAGCGCGAGCATCCCTACTCTGTGCCCCGCTACACCCTGTTTCACGCCGAGGTGGCCAGCAACTTCAACCAGGCCATGGTGCGTCAGCACCTGCTCAAGCAGGCCCGCGAGAGTGGTGACACCGATTTCGAGGTCGCCCTTATCGAGGAGGCGCTGAGCAACTTTCACCGCTACTTCTTCATCATGCCGACCCTGGCCGCCTTTGAGCTTGAAGCCTACCGCCGTGTGGAGGCGGGCCAGTCCCTGAGCGCGCCCGACCTGATTGCCCTGACCGCCGACCTGCTGGCCCAGGGCTACGGCGACGGCGTGACCATGGACCGCCAGCGCAGCGGCATTCTGTGGGCACAGTTCTCCACCCACCTGTACGCGAACTTCTACGCCTACCAGTACGCCACCGGCATCAGTGCCGCTCATCAGCTGCTTGAGCAGTTCGGCGCAGATCCAGTGAAGGCCCAGGCCACGTACCTGCGCTTCCTGAAATCCGGAGGCAGCCTGGACCCCATCGATGCTCTGAAGGAAGCTGGCGTGGACATGCTCTCGCCTGAGCCGGTTCAGGCAACGTTCCGGACTCTCGAAGGCTATGTTGCCCGGCTAGAGGAACTGCTGGCTGTTCGCCGCAGCTGA